The Amblyomma americanum isolate KBUSLIRL-KWMA chromosome 3, ASM5285725v1, whole genome shotgun sequence genome window below encodes:
- the mRpL54 gene encoding mitochondrial ribosomal protein L54 — translation MAVCMLVRSLQRINCSYSWHVLQWSSTRSYAKKAIAAAAAGLNIQTKKKKLPVETDPEKLVRFCSGSNIFKEGQDVELGPDDAYPSWLWDLPLNGPPPLSEMDPNTTEYWESLHRRARLHQNKMRSKAPKIRMRINEKEKMRKLKALRFRALASHYYDPGTPLYAYQEQLKRNRLDK, via the exons ATGGCTGTCTGCATGCTTGTGCGGTCTTTGCAGCGGATAAACTGCAGTTATTCGTGGCACGTGCTGCAATGGTCATCCACAAGAAGCTACGCAAAGAAAGCaattgcagcagcagcag CGGGCCTGAACATTCAAACCAAGAAGAAAAAACTACCAGTAGAGACTGATCCGGAAAAGCTGGTACGCTTTTGCAGCGGCAGCAACATATTCAAGGAGGGCCAAGACGTCGAACTAGGTCCTGACGACGCGTACCCGTCTTGGCTGTGGGACCTGCCTCTGAATGGGCCTCCGCCGCTCTCAGAGATGGACCCAAACACTACAGAGTACTGGGAGTCGCTACATCGGCGAGCACGTTTGCACCAAAACAAGATGCGGAGTAAGGCGCCCAAGATTCGGATGCGCATCAACGAGAAGGAAAAAATGCGGAAGCTCAAGGCCTTACGTTTCCGTGCGCTGGCGTCGCATTACTACGACCCCGGCACGCCGTTGTATGCTTACCAAGAACAGCTCAAACGCAACAGGCTCGACAAGTGA
- the IntS14 gene encoding integrator complex subunit 14, producing the protein MPTVILLDVSLSMCRPVTTSDSSESLQLRQLAVHGINAFLDHMAQHCKLEFCALVVFSSLWELVVPFTRDTESLKAALVQMECRDRTDLNLGLQGARQVLLDEWGSAMPAQVILVTDGALGGWRGSEDGGPGRLQAVCLHPATGAPPPALGPLGRLAQRTGGRLFLPEGGLSVRSVQQAFLNLAQAQYAPFHGVLRCGQLWSSVSLCPPPEPQKRSQDFGWVHPSNTIQVCGFLGLQQIANPPTLSRHLVLPAPGPEEARTTEPKESGGRTGEEEEDNDEGKQPSFCVLLHGSLKVEGMVALCQLGQDWYGMLYSWADSKKKSNLMLSYFEPGLESVPWLGKLNHLGPQALAPLGSEALPVKSNDKHSYSHNSVVWIRQSDLQADIQKILRHARKLPEKTANFYKELNRLRRAALSLGFHELLEGMATILERECTLLPGSAHPDAALQLSHASSFLRGPSCKDYTASLTPLRTKFSSQD; encoded by the exons ATGCCGACAGTTATCCTGCTTGATGTTTCGCTGTCAATGTGCCGGCCAGTGACGACGTCTGACAGCTCGGAATCGCTCCAGCTTCGCCAACTGGCAGTGCATGGAATCAATGCTTTCCtcgatcatatggcacaacactgtAAACTGGAGTTCTGCGCTCTG GTGGTGTTCTCATCACTATGGGAGCTGGTGGTTCCATTCACACGTGACACCGAAAGCCTCAAAGCAGCCCTGGTGCAGATGGAATGCCGCGACCGTACCGACCTCAACCTCGGCTTGCAAGGAGCACGACAAGTTCTGCTTGACGAGTGGGGTTCCGCCATGCCAGCACAG GTGATCCTTGTTACCGATGGTGCCTTGGGCGGCTGGCGGGGCTCTGAGGACGGGGGTCCAGGACGGTTGCAGGCCGTCTGCCTACACCCCGCCACCGGCGCCCCACCTCCGGCACTGGGTCCCTTGGGACGTCTGGCTCAGCGAACAGGTGGTCGCTTGTTCCTGCCGGAAGGTGGCCTGTCGGTCCGTAGTGTGCAGCAGGCCTTCCTGAACCTTGCACAGGCACAGTATGCGCCATTTCACGGTGTGCTGCGCTGTGGCCAACTCTGGTCCAGTGTCAGTCTCTGCCCTCCACCAGAGCCCCAGAAGAGGTCGCAGGACTTTGGCTGGGTTCACCCTTCCAACACCATCCAG GTGTGTGGCTTCCTCGGGCTGCAGCAGATAGCCAATCCACCCACTTTATCTCGGCACTTAGTGCTCCCGGCACCTGGTCCCGAAGAAGCACGGACCACTGAACCAAAGGAATCAGGAGGACGCACGGGTGAAGAGGAAGAGGACAACGACGAGGGCAAGCAGCCATCTTTCTGTGTACTGCTGCACGGCAGCCTCAAGGTTGAGGGCATGGTTGCCCTCTGCCAGCTGGGGCAGGATTGGTATGGCATGCTGTACTCCTGGGCTGACAGCAAGAAGAAGTCGAATCTCATGCTGTCCTATTTTGAGCCAGGACTCGAGTCAGTGCCATGGCTTGGGAAGCTCAACCACTTAGGACCCCAAGCTCTGGCTCCTTTGGGTAGCGAAGCACTTCCCGTCAAGTCAAACGACAAGCACAGCTATTCGCACAACTCAGTTGTCTGGATCCGCCAGTCGGACCTGCAGGCAGACATCCAGAAGATTCTAAGGCATGCTAGGAAGCTGCCAGAAAAGACAGCAAACTTTTACAAGGAGTTGAACCGTCTGCGGCGTGCTGCTTTATCGCTTGGGTTTCACGAGCTCTTGGAAGGCATGGCCACAATCCTGGAGCGGGAGTGCACCCTGCTTCCAGGCTCAGCCCATCCAGATGCTGCCCTGCAGCTGAGCCACGCATCGTCATTTCTGAGGGGCCCCAGCTGCAAGGATTACACAGCTTCATTGACACCGCTCCGCACAAAGTTTTCATCTCAAGACTGA